A single window of Thalassomonas viridans DNA harbors:
- a CDS encoding PilZ domain-containing protein yields MVNKPTQVDMISRLNRNLGLLQAGAVVTIDVSTPAGQKGKFRTTFIGYLPKNYVLIQIPDASKLGNFGKYIYQGAKVTVRGLIEGREGAVVAFVSEIRQTLQIPSRLLVLDFPKQVTLQKLRTSIRIDTEIIAKVKVKEEYWTGIITDLSVSGCQLQIVNGEELILLNEDVIELTIEDEQAENTKLEAKVCNSKQLSNGISFGLEFSGASLDAVTGLLHESLDTKTE; encoded by the coding sequence ATGGTTAATAAGCCCACCCAGGTTGATATGATAAGCCGGTTGAACCGTAACTTAGGCTTATTGCAGGCCGGGGCTGTGGTGACCATAGATGTTTCGACCCCAGCCGGCCAGAAAGGGAAATTCAGGACCACCTTTATCGGTTACCTGCCGAAAAATTATGTATTAATTCAGATCCCCGATGCCAGTAAACTGGGCAACTTCGGTAAATATATTTACCAGGGCGCCAAAGTGACGGTACGCGGTTTGATCGAAGGCCGGGAAGGAGCTGTGGTGGCTTTTGTCAGTGAAATACGCCAGACCCTGCAAATTCCTTCGCGCCTGCTGGTGCTTGATTTCCCTAAGCAGGTTACCCTGCAAAAACTGCGTACCAGTATCCGTATCGACACCGAAATTATCGCTAAGGTGAAAGTCAAAGAAGAGTACTGGACCGGCATTATCACAGATCTGTCCGTCAGCGGTTGCCAGCTGCAAATCGTTAACGGTGAAGAGCTGATACTGCTTAATGAAGATGTGATTGAGCTCACCATAGAGGATGAACAGGCGGAAAATACCAAGCTGGAAGCTAAGGTGTGTAACAGCAAGCAGTTGAGCAACGGCATTTCCTTCGGGCTTGAATTCAGCGGCGCCAGCCTGGATGCCGTCACCGGCTTGCTCCACGAGAGTTTGGATACTAAAACCGAATAA
- a CDS encoding cold-shock protein — protein sequence MNKGTVKWFNAEKGFGFITPEGGGKDIFVHHSQIQNGGGYASLDDGQEVKYEVGEGLKGPCANNVVPA from the coding sequence ATGAATAAAGGAACAGTGAAGTGGTTTAATGCCGAAAAAGGCTTTGGTTTTATTACTCCGGAAGGTGGCGGCAAAGATATTTTTGTCCATCACTCGCAAATCCAAAACGGTGGCGGTTACGCCAGCCTGGATGACGGACAGGAAGTTAAGTATGAAGTCGGGGAAGGTTTAAAAGGCCCTTGCGCCAATAATGTAGTGCCTGCCTGA
- the xseA gene encoding exodeoxyribonuclease VII large subunit: MSRQNILQVSELTKKVRFLLESELNTVWLTGEISNFVAAGSGHWYLSLKDAKSQVRCAMFKGSNQRVRLQPKNGQQVLVRARVSLYEPRGDFQLILEQMEGAGDGLLRQQFEQLKNRLNAEGLFAQQSKQPLPEQIKTVGIVTSPTGAAVKDILTVLRRRNPAIGAVIYPALVQGEYAVNDICHAISQANARQECDVLIVGRGGGSLEDLWSFNEEAVVRAIHQSKIPTISAVGHEIDTTLSDYVADFRAPTPSAAAELVSQDKSELLDKLAGLKHRLAIAARRELSDRQKLSLNLQHRLKQVHPQQQLQSQQQKSDELAIRLKQAIGRELQRFRLAPRQLNAHLLHLSPHKQLSQMSQATRQNEQRMINAIKRIYRQKGEQFASVIEQLHIVSPLATLARGYSIVRDEEGKILRDSREVNPGDKIAIQLSKGQVSARVLEHKE; the protein is encoded by the coding sequence ATGAGCAGGCAAAATATCCTACAGGTAAGCGAACTCACCAAAAAAGTGCGCTTTCTCCTGGAAAGTGAACTTAATACCGTATGGCTGACGGGGGAAATATCCAACTTCGTTGCCGCCGGTTCCGGACACTGGTATTTATCCCTCAAAGACGCCAAATCCCAGGTGCGCTGTGCCATGTTCAAGGGCAGCAACCAGAGGGTGCGCCTGCAGCCGAAAAACGGCCAGCAGGTGCTGGTAAGAGCCAGGGTTTCCTTATACGAGCCCAGGGGCGACTTCCAGCTGATACTCGAACAGATGGAAGGTGCCGGCGACGGTTTATTGCGCCAGCAGTTCGAGCAGCTGAAAAACCGCTTAAATGCCGAAGGATTATTTGCCCAGCAAAGTAAGCAGCCCCTGCCGGAGCAGATCAAAACCGTCGGCATAGTCACCTCTCCCACCGGAGCTGCGGTCAAGGATATCCTGACCGTACTCAGGCGCCGCAATCCGGCCATAGGAGCCGTTATCTATCCGGCCCTGGTGCAGGGGGAATACGCCGTCAATGATATCTGCCATGCCATCAGCCAGGCCAACGCCAGACAGGAATGCGATGTGCTGATTGTCGGCCGCGGCGGCGGCTCCCTGGAAGATTTATGGAGCTTTAATGAGGAAGCTGTGGTCAGGGCTATCCACCAGAGTAAAATCCCCACCATCAGCGCCGTGGGCCATGAAATCGATACCACCTTATCCGATTATGTCGCCGATTTCCGCGCCCCGACCCCTTCTGCCGCCGCCGAACTGGTTTCCCAGGATAAAAGCGAATTGCTGGACAAGCTCGCCGGCCTGAAACACAGGCTGGCTATCGCTGCCCGGCGCGAGCTTAGCGACCGGCAGAAACTCAGCCTCAACTTACAGCACAGGCTGAAACAGGTACATCCACAGCAGCAATTGCAAAGCCAGCAGCAAAAATCGGATGAACTGGCGATACGCCTTAAACAGGCGATCGGACGGGAACTGCAGCGTTTCCGTCTGGCTCCCAGGCAGCTCAATGCCCACTTATTGCATTTATCGCCGCACAAACAACTTAGCCAAATGTCGCAGGCCACACGGCAAAATGAGCAGCGGATGATCAACGCCATCAAACGCATTTACCGGCAAAAGGGGGAGCAATTCGCCTCTGTGATAGAACAGCTGCATATCGTCAGTCCGTTGGCAACCCTGGCACGGGGCTACAGCATAGTAAGGGATGAGGAAGGAAAAATTTTGCGGGACAGCCGGGAAGTCAACCCCGGAGATAAAATCGCTATCCAGTTATCGAAAGGGCAGGTAAGCGCCCGGGTTCTGGAGCATAAGGAATAA
- the der gene encoding ribosome biogenesis GTPase Der: MLPVVALVGRPNVGKSTLFNRLTRSRDALVADYPGLTRDRQYGQAQVEEHPFIVIDTGGIHGDEEGIDALMAEQSLMAIEEADAVLFLVDARAGLTSADEGIASYLRKQNKTVFLVANKVDGIDADSAVAEFYALSLGDTVHQIAAAHGRGVTQLLTLALTPHIEALGQEKPEQDEEAELAEGEEMDLEDQPDENDSIKLAIIGKPNVGKSTLTNRILGEERVVVYDMPGTTRDSVYIPMERNGRDYTLIDTAGIRRRKNVTDVVEKYSVIKTLRAIEDANVCLLVVDAREGLSDQDLSLLGFILEAGRSLVLAVNKWDGLDESVKDRIKSELDRRLGFIDFARIHFISALHGTGVGHLFESVEEAFVSATKRISTSMVTKILDMAVFDHQPPMHNGRRIKLKYAHAGGYNPPLIVIHGNQAKKLPPSYKRYLMNYYRKSLKIMGTPIKIEFRETSNPFAGKKKLTYTEQKKLARATQGYKKD, from the coding sequence ATGCTTCCTGTAGTAGCTCTTGTAGGGCGTCCCAATGTTGGCAAGTCAACGTTATTTAACCGGTTGACCCGCAGCCGGGATGCGTTAGTGGCCGATTACCCCGGCTTAACCCGAGATCGCCAGTACGGTCAGGCACAAGTGGAAGAACATCCCTTTATTGTTATCGATACCGGCGGTATCCACGGCGATGAAGAAGGCATAGATGCCCTGATGGCGGAACAATCCCTGATGGCGATTGAAGAAGCCGATGCCGTGCTGTTTTTAGTGGATGCCCGCGCCGGTTTAACCTCTGCCGATGAAGGCATAGCTTCCTATTTGAGGAAGCAGAATAAAACCGTGTTCCTGGTGGCCAACAAGGTTGACGGTATCGATGCCGACTCTGCGGTGGCGGAGTTTTATGCCTTATCCCTGGGAGATACGGTACATCAGATCGCTGCCGCCCATGGCCGCGGCGTGACCCAGTTGCTGACGCTGGCGCTGACGCCGCATATCGAAGCCCTGGGCCAGGAGAAGCCGGAGCAGGATGAAGAAGCCGAGCTTGCCGAAGGCGAAGAAATGGATTTGGAAGATCAGCCGGATGAAAACGACAGCATCAAGCTGGCGATTATCGGCAAGCCCAATGTCGGTAAGTCGACCCTGACCAACCGTATTCTTGGCGAAGAGCGGGTAGTGGTTTACGATATGCCGGGCACCACCCGCGACAGCGTTTATATCCCGATGGAGCGTAACGGCCGCGATTATACCCTGATAGATACCGCGGGGATCCGCCGCCGTAAAAACGTGACCGATGTGGTGGAAAAATACTCGGTGATCAAAACGCTGCGGGCGATAGAAGATGCCAATGTCTGTTTGCTGGTGGTGGATGCCAGGGAAGGACTAAGCGACCAGGACTTGAGCCTGTTGGGCTTTATCCTTGAAGCCGGGCGCTCCCTGGTGCTGGCGGTAAACAAATGGGACGGATTGGACGAAAGCGTTAAAGACCGTATCAAGTCGGAATTAGACCGCCGCCTGGGCTTTATCGACTTTGCCCGCATCCACTTTATTTCCGCCCTGCACGGCACAGGCGTCGGCCATTTGTTTGAGTCGGTTGAAGAAGCCTTTGTTTCCGCCACTAAGCGGATTTCCACCTCTATGGTTACCAAGATCCTGGATATGGCGGTTTTTGATCATCAGCCGCCTATGCACAACGGTCGCCGTATCAAGCTGAAATATGCCCATGCCGGGGGGTACAACCCGCCGCTGATCGTCATTCATGGCAATCAGGCGAAAAAGCTGCCTCCTTCCTACAAGCGCTATTTGATGAATTATTACCGTAAGTCGCTGAAGATCATGGGCACGCCGATCAAGATAGAGTTCAGGGAAACCTCGAACCCGTTTGCCGGTAAGAAAAAGCTGACCTATACCGAGCAGAAAAAACTGGCCCGGGCGACCCAGGGATATAAAAAGGATTAA